In a single window of the Streptomyces sp. HUAS ZL42 genome:
- a CDS encoding tyrosine-type recombinase/integrase, giving the protein MAGHIQDRWFKTEKDANGKTIRVKTDRYGIGLRYRARYIGPDGTEKSKSFPDGQKRIAEKWLAKTETDMNSGDYVDPRQAKTTFQQYAAKWAKSLTSDENSGAAVETRLRLYAYPYIGSRPLGSFKPEHIRDWLGELKQAVPNLTHRRLIFESVSSVMNAARDDGMLRLNPCRAASVKAPQPVPIRVKPWSPERTFAVRAALPERYRAMVDLGAGCGLRQGEIFGLPLDEIDFLKGWVHVGFQVKQVRSRLVFAPPKRGKVRDVPLPAEVGKELADHIRRFPPTDVTLPWLTPDGDPITKKLLFVAPGGNAVWRDVFNTYAWKPALAAAGVIPKPEKGERHAAAREHGMHALRHFYASVLLDAGENIKALSAYLGHSDPGFTLRVYTHLMPSSEGRTRRAVDNVFRAAASHDHGPQTAQAA; this is encoded by the coding sequence ATGGCTGGCCACATCCAAGACCGCTGGTTCAAGACGGAGAAGGACGCCAACGGCAAGACCATCCGCGTCAAGACTGACCGGTATGGCATCGGCCTGCGCTACCGGGCCCGCTACATCGGCCCCGACGGAACCGAGAAGTCCAAGAGCTTCCCCGACGGACAGAAGCGCATCGCCGAGAAGTGGCTGGCAAAGACCGAGACCGACATGAACAGCGGTGACTACGTCGACCCGCGCCAGGCCAAGACCACGTTCCAGCAGTACGCGGCGAAGTGGGCCAAGAGCCTGACCTCAGACGAGAACAGCGGCGCGGCCGTCGAAACTCGGCTCCGCCTGTACGCCTATCCGTACATCGGCTCGCGCCCACTCGGTTCGTTCAAGCCTGAGCACATCAGGGATTGGTTGGGTGAACTGAAGCAGGCCGTACCGAACCTGACTCACCGGCGCCTCATCTTCGAAAGCGTGTCGTCGGTGATGAACGCGGCCCGTGATGACGGCATGCTGCGCCTCAACCCGTGCCGGGCGGCATCGGTCAAGGCGCCTCAGCCTGTGCCGATTCGCGTGAAGCCCTGGAGTCCTGAGCGGACATTCGCGGTGCGCGCCGCGCTCCCCGAGCGCTATCGCGCGATGGTCGACCTCGGAGCGGGGTGTGGACTGCGACAGGGCGAGATCTTCGGGCTTCCGCTCGACGAAATCGACTTCCTGAAGGGCTGGGTTCACGTCGGTTTCCAGGTCAAGCAGGTGCGCAGCAGGCTGGTGTTCGCGCCCCCTAAGCGCGGGAAGGTGCGTGACGTCCCTCTGCCGGCGGAGGTGGGGAAGGAACTGGCGGATCACATCCGACGCTTCCCGCCGACCGACGTCACCTTGCCCTGGCTGACGCCGGACGGCGACCCGATCACAAAGAAGCTGCTGTTCGTGGCACCCGGGGGCAATGCGGTCTGGCGCGACGTCTTCAACACCTATGCCTGGAAGCCCGCCCTCGCCGCCGCCGGCGTCATCCCCAAGCCAGAGAAGGGCGAGCGGCACGCGGCGGCCCGTGAACACGGCATGCATGCCCTGAGGCACTTCTACGCGTCCGTTCTCCTGGACGCCGGCGAGAACATCAAGGCCCTGAGCGCCTACCTGGGACACAGCGATCCCGGTTTCACGCTTCGGGTCTACACACACCTCATGCCGAGCAGCGAGGGGCGCACCCGCCGAGCGGTCGACAACGTGTTCCGGGCGGCCGCTTCCCATGATCACGGCCCACAGACGGCCCAGGCAGCATGA
- a CDS encoding helix-turn-helix transcriptional regulator has translation MATQEPNDPRALLRGGLPDRYLTPEDLVTMFSLPSVETVYQWRRKRIGPAGFRVGRYLRFNPAAVQAWEAERTALEDTA, from the coding sequence ATGGCCACGCAAGAGCCGAACGACCCGCGCGCCCTCCTGCGCGGCGGCCTCCCGGACCGCTACCTCACCCCGGAAGACCTGGTCACCATGTTCAGCCTCCCCAGTGTCGAGACCGTCTACCAGTGGCGACGCAAGCGCATAGGCCCGGCCGGATTCCGCGTCGGCCGCTACCTCCGCTTCAACCCCGCCGCCGTACAGGCGTGGGAGGCCGAACGCACCGCCCTTGAAGACACCGCCTGA